A section of the Rhodobacteraceae bacterium M382 genome encodes:
- a CDS encoding trimethylamine methyltransferase family protein produces MARDTNKRSGRRERMAARKAAQSLSVPYTLRRIGLVSLIDDEAITIIERNADRILDEIGMEFRGDPETLELFAKHGARVDGERVRFDPGWCRDKIKTAPQMFTQHARNPARSVQIGGNAQVYAPSFGSPFVHDMERGRRYATLEDFQNITRMHHQLGAVNHSGGVVVEPVDVPVGLRHLHMAHTHLTMNDKPFMGAVTAPERARDTIEMCRIAMGRDFVDQNCVLYSVVNTNAPLVMDETMLWALKEYAQAGQCTVVSPFVLGGAMSPVSVAATLAQVLAEVMASVALIQLIRPGAPAAFGTFFSPISLKTGAPTFGTPEGTQFQMCAKTLADRLGLPFHSVGGLTAAKVPDAQAGYESQAQLMGATMAGVNFIIHATGCLEGLLTTGYEKIVMDADRCSAMQRFTQGVDFSEAAQAMDAFFEVEPGGHFLGATHTQENFETAFWMGDMSDNGTYEQWNAEGALWQHDRASARVKQLLDDYQAPPMEAGTRDALDDFVARRTHEIEGETA; encoded by the coding sequence ATGGCTCGGGATACAAACAAACGATCCGGGCGACGTGAACGGATGGCGGCCCGCAAGGCGGCGCAATCCCTGTCGGTGCCTTATACGCTGCGCAGGATCGGGCTGGTCAGCCTGATTGATGACGAGGCGATTACGATTATTGAACGCAATGCCGACCGGATCCTGGACGAGATTGGCATGGAGTTCCGGGGGGACCCGGAGACGCTGGAGCTGTTTGCCAAACACGGCGCGCGGGTCGATGGGGAACGTGTGCGGTTTGACCCGGGTTGGTGCCGCGACAAGATCAAGACCGCACCACAGATGTTCACCCAACACGCCCGCAACCCGGCGCGTTCTGTGCAGATCGGTGGCAACGCGCAGGTCTACGCGCCCAGCTTTGGTTCGCCCTTTGTGCATGACATGGAGAGAGGGCGGCGCTATGCGACGCTGGAAGATTTCCAGAATATCACCAGGATGCATCATCAGCTGGGTGCAGTGAATCACTCCGGTGGGGTTGTCGTTGAACCTGTGGATGTGCCCGTTGGGTTACGCCATTTGCATATGGCGCACACGCATCTGACGATGAATGACAAGCCGTTCATGGGCGCGGTGACAGCCCCGGAACGGGCGCGCGACACGATCGAAATGTGCCGCATCGCCATGGGGCGTGACTTTGTTGATCAGAACTGTGTGCTCTATTCCGTGGTCAATACCAATGCACCGCTGGTGATGGATGAGACCATGCTGTGGGCGCTCAAGGAATATGCCCAGGCGGGGCAATGTACAGTGGTGTCGCCCTTTGTTCTGGGAGGCGCAATGTCGCCGGTGTCGGTCGCGGCCACGTTGGCGCAGGTGCTGGCCGAGGTCATGGCCTCGGTCGCGTTAATCCAGCTGATCCGCCCCGGAGCCCCGGCCGCCTTTGGCACGTTCTTCTCTCCGATCAGTCTGAAAACCGGCGCGCCGACCTTTGGCACACCCGAAGGCACGCAATTTCAGATGTGTGCTAAAACACTGGCCGACCGGTTGGGGCTTCCGTTCCATTCAGTGGGCGGGCTGACCGCGGCCAAGGTGCCCGATGCGCAGGCTGGTTATGAATCCCAGGCGCAATTGATGGGGGCCACCATGGCCGGGGTGAACTTTATCATCCACGCCACCGGGTGTCTCGAAGGGTTGCTGACCACAGGGTATGAGAAAATCGTCATGGACGCGGACCGGTGTTCGGCCATGCAACGGTTCACCCAAGGGGTGGATTTTTCCGAGGCCGCCCAGGCGATGGACGCGTTTTTCGAAGTCGAACCCGGAGGGCATTTTCTGGGGGCGACCCACACGCAGGAGAATTTTGAAACGGCCTTCTGGATGGGCGATATGTCCGACAACGGCACCTATGAACAATGGAACGCCGAAGGCGCGTTGTGGCAGCACGACCGGGCCAGTGCCCGGGTGAAGCAGCTTTTGGATGACTATCAGGCCCCGCCAATGGAGGCGGGCACACGCGACGCATTGGACGACTTTGTCGCCCGCAGAACTCATGAGATCGAGGGAGAAACCGCATGA
- a CDS encoding ABC transporter permease subunit, with amino-acid sequence MTGGLTKGALAALITLAVAVLCLVLENAAPWVVTWPQAWVLPATEWVGAGLTWFLEAVKPAARAFSAVMFYPMDWANWVLTAAPWPLVIGATTALGWILGGTAMAALGLVGLSFVLASGYWIESMNTLALVAVSVPLALTIGGAIGVLANEYPRIKNAVQALLDIMQTVPTFAYLTPLLLLFGFGPVVGLIASAIYAAPPMARNVLLGLERVEPEIKEAAIMAGGTRLQQLFQVEIPSASTQIMVGVNQCLMAALSMVIIAAVIGGFNDIGWEVLLTMRKAQFGQSLLAGMVVVVFAVVIDRMSATLAKDRRQSYDKRVAIGVLALGVAVSLIFWARLPDPAGFTLLQPVADGVDYGLTAFTRANGDWLASFKNNFLFYGLLPLRIGLDQAVLPFTWGFQWTTQMSLMLFAAAAAGGIVLGLRGRMTQGALLCIGAIVLETGIANLPWPFVLVGTGLLGWVSGGRKLAIVSVLLLGTILLSGLWERALLSLYLSGAAVFACAVLGGGIGLMSALSPMVWRVVQPICDMLQTIPLFVFLIPVLMVFQIGEFSAFLAIIAYAIVPMIRYTRHGLTETPAEMLEAATASGATEWQILRDVRAPYAAPTILLGLNQTILYAFAMLVIAALIGTTGLGQSIYLALGKADVGLGISAGAAMAILALIADRMVQGFAEERRRALGL; translated from the coding sequence ATGACAGGTGGTTTGACCAAAGGTGCGCTGGCGGCATTGATCACCTTGGCTGTTGCCGTCCTGTGTCTGGTGCTGGAAAACGCAGCGCCCTGGGTGGTGACCTGGCCCCAGGCCTGGGTTCTGCCTGCGACCGAATGGGTGGGGGCGGGGCTGACCTGGTTTCTGGAGGCCGTGAAGCCGGCGGCGCGCGCCTTTTCCGCAGTAATGTTCTATCCGATGGACTGGGCCAACTGGGTGCTGACAGCAGCGCCCTGGCCGCTGGTCATCGGGGCCACGACCGCCTTGGGCTGGATCCTGGGGGGCACCGCTATGGCGGCGCTGGGTCTGGTAGGGCTGAGTTTTGTTCTCGCTTCGGGGTATTGGATCGAGAGCATGAATACGCTGGCGCTGGTCGCGGTTTCGGTGCCTTTGGCGTTGACAATCGGCGGTGCGATCGGTGTGCTGGCCAATGAATATCCACGGATCAAGAACGCCGTGCAGGCGTTGTTGGACATCATGCAGACCGTGCCGACATTTGCCTATCTCACACCGTTGTTGCTGTTGTTCGGCTTTGGCCCGGTGGTTGGGCTGATCGCTTCGGCGATCTATGCCGCGCCCCCGATGGCGCGCAATGTATTGTTGGGATTGGAGCGGGTCGAACCCGAGATCAAGGAAGCTGCGATCATGGCCGGAGGGACCCGGTTGCAGCAGCTGTTTCAGGTCGAAATACCGTCCGCTTCGACCCAGATCATGGTGGGCGTCAACCAATGTCTGATGGCGGCGTTGTCGATGGTGATCATCGCTGCTGTTATCGGTGGGTTTAATGACATCGGCTGGGAAGTTTTGTTGACCATGCGCAAGGCCCAATTCGGGCAAAGCCTGTTGGCCGGGATGGTCGTCGTCGTTTTCGCCGTGGTCATCGACCGGATGAGCGCGACCTTGGCCAAGGATCGGCGTCAGAGCTATGACAAGCGGGTTGCGATTGGTGTGCTGGCGCTGGGCGTCGCTGTCTCGCTGATCTTTTGGGCGCGCTTGCCGGATCCGGCAGGCTTTACCCTGTTACAGCCGGTGGCGGATGGCGTGGATTATGGGCTGACTGCCTTTACCCGGGCCAACGGCGATTGGTTGGCCAGCTTCAAGAACAATTTCCTGTTCTATGGGTTGCTGCCGCTGAGGATCGGTCTGGACCAGGCGGTGTTGCCCTTTACCTGGGGATTTCAGTGGACCACACAGATGAGCCTGATGCTGTTTGCGGCTGCGGCTGCTGGTGGGATCGTGCTGGGGCTGCGCGGGCGCATGACCCAAGGGGCGCTGCTGTGTATCGGTGCCATTGTTCTGGAAACCGGGATTGCCAATCTGCCCTGGCCCTTTGTCCTGGTGGGCACCGGGTTGTTGGGCTGGGTGTCGGGCGGGCGCAAGTTGGCCATTGTTTCGGTTCTGTTGCTGGGCACCATCCTGTTGTCGGGGCTGTGGGAACGGGCGCTGTTGTCCTTGTACCTGAGCGGCGCGGCAGTGTTTGCCTGCGCGGTTCTGGGCGGTGGTATCGGGTTGATGAGCGCGCTCAGCCCCATGGTGTGGCGGGTGGTGCAGCCGATCTGTGACATGTTGCAGACCATCCCGTTGTTTGTGTTCCTGATTCCGGTTCTGATGGTGTTCCAGATTGGCGAGTTTTCTGCCTTTCTGGCGATCATCGCTTATGCCATCGTGCCGATGATCCGATATACGCGCCACGGGCTGACTGAAACTCCGGCTGAAATGCTGGAGGCTGCCACCGCCAGCGGGGCGACCGAATGGCAGATCCTGCGTGATGTGCGCGCGCCTTATGCGGCCCCGACCATCCTGTTGGGGCTGAACCAGACCATTCTCTATGCCTTTGCAATGCTGGTGATTGCGGCGTTGATCGGGACCACCGGATTGGGCCAGTCGATCTATCTGGCGCTGGGCAAGGCCGACGTTGGGTTGGGCATCTCTGCTGGGGCGGCGATGGCTATTCTGGCACTGATTGCGGATCGGATGGTACAGGGGTTTGCCGAAGAACGCCGCCGCGCATTGGGTCTGTGA
- a CDS encoding FAD-dependent oxidoreductase: MTKSVLIIGGGAIGLGLAYHLADRARVTVLDRNQLTSGTSWHAAGIVGPLRATPNMTRLAMYAGELFPKLEEETGLSTGYRQTGGYWLARDAARMDELHRICALGRHFGLTPSIVSPDGVDVPGLDPAGLVGALRVEEDANVNPVDLCMAYAKGARAKGAEIREGLRVERLLVEQGRCKGVALADGTEILADQVALCAGAWSKRLADAAGVALPLQAVEHMYVVTEPMPGLPAPYPVLRDLDRGFYVKGDAGKLVIGGFEPDAKVWNAFGPEGDRPFLAMPEDWDQFMPFMEGALQLIPALADTGIQHFMNGPESFTNDTRPLVGQVPNVDGLFVAAGMNSVGVMSSAGIGRVLADWMHDEQPPMDLWEVDVARVDPLTAAADHIETRMKEAVSDAFALHWPFKQPKAGRGLRKSVLHDHWAAAGAQFGLTAGWERGLWYAQCDAERNLPYSTGDQPWYPVAQREAAAMETGCALIDLTPFTKIDVTGPGALPLLQHLAAANVDVDLGRAVYTPLLNDRGGIEADVTITRLGADQFRITSGAATRQKDMAWLRRHAGNQVSLKDVTEDEAVIGVMGAGARAVLQGLSSDDWQNFPFSTARNVTVAQRPARATRVSFVGELGWELNIASPLAGPVFDALKSAGATPLGHFALDGCRIEKGFKHWGHDLGPDITPLEAGLGFTIAWSQDFKGKAAMTAQRETGLTRRMVLFTLPSHPLVLHDEPIWENGRVVGLTTSGARGARTNMTLALGVIDIAPGETLTATTERNFEIEIAGTRHTATALKRPPFDPSSERMKA, from the coding sequence GTGACAAAATCTGTTCTGATCATTGGCGGCGGGGCCATTGGGCTTGGGCTAGCCTATCATCTGGCGGATCGTGCCCGGGTGACGGTGCTGGACCGCAATCAGCTGACCAGCGGAACAAGCTGGCACGCAGCCGGGATCGTCGGACCGCTGCGCGCGACGCCCAACATGACCCGGCTCGCCATGTACGCCGGAGAGCTGTTCCCGAAACTGGAGGAGGAAACCGGCCTGTCGACTGGGTATCGCCAAACCGGCGGCTATTGGCTGGCGCGGGACGCGGCACGGATGGATGAATTGCACCGAATCTGTGCGCTGGGGCGGCATTTCGGACTGACGCCTTCGATTGTCTCGCCTGATGGCGTGGACGTACCGGGGCTGGACCCCGCAGGCCTTGTGGGCGCGCTGCGGGTTGAGGAAGACGCCAACGTCAACCCGGTCGATCTGTGCATGGCCTATGCCAAAGGGGCGCGTGCGAAAGGGGCCGAGATCCGCGAAGGTCTTCGGGTTGAACGACTGCTGGTCGAACAGGGCCGTTGCAAGGGCGTGGCCCTGGCGGATGGAACCGAGATCCTGGCTGATCAGGTCGCGCTGTGCGCCGGGGCCTGGTCGAAACGGCTGGCCGACGCCGCCGGGGTCGCCCTCCCCTTGCAGGCGGTCGAACATATGTATGTGGTCACCGAGCCCATGCCCGGCCTGCCCGCGCCCTATCCGGTATTGCGCGATCTGGACCGGGGGTTCTACGTCAAGGGCGACGCGGGCAAGCTGGTCATTGGCGGGTTTGAACCCGACGCCAAGGTCTGGAACGCGTTTGGCCCCGAGGGCGACCGCCCGTTTCTGGCGATGCCCGAGGATTGGGACCAGTTCATGCCCTTTATGGAAGGCGCGTTGCAACTGATCCCGGCGCTGGCCGACACCGGCATCCAGCATTTTATGAACGGCCCTGAAAGTTTCACCAATGACACCCGCCCGCTGGTTGGTCAGGTTCCAAACGTGGACGGGCTGTTTGTGGCGGCGGGCATGAATTCTGTCGGGGTGATGTCGTCGGCGGGGATCGGCCGGGTGCTGGCCGACTGGATGCACGACGAACAGCCTCCCATGGACCTGTGGGAGGTCGACGTGGCGCGCGTCGACCCGCTGACCGCAGCTGCTGACCATATCGAAACCCGCATGAAAGAGGCCGTCAGCGACGCCTTTGCTCTGCATTGGCCGTTCAAACAGCCCAAGGCCGGACGGGGTCTGCGCAAATCTGTGCTGCATGACCATTGGGCGGCGGCGGGTGCGCAGTTTGGCCTGACAGCAGGCTGGGAGCGGGGCCTGTGGTATGCGCAATGCGACGCAGAAAGGAATTTGCCCTATTCGACAGGCGACCAGCCCTGGTACCCGGTTGCACAGCGCGAGGCTGCAGCGATGGAAACCGGTTGCGCGCTGATCGATCTGACGCCCTTTACCAAGATTGACGTGACTGGCCCCGGTGCCCTGCCCCTGTTGCAACATCTGGCGGCGGCGAACGTGGACGTCGATCTGGGCCGCGCCGTTTACACACCGCTCCTGAATGACCGGGGCGGGATCGAGGCGGATGTGACGATAACCCGGCTCGGCGCAGATCAGTTCCGCATCACCTCGGGCGCGGCGACCCGGCAGAAGGACATGGCCTGGCTGCGTCGCCATGCGGGTAACCAGGTTTCCCTCAAAGACGTCACCGAAGACGAGGCTGTCATCGGCGTCATGGGCGCTGGTGCGCGGGCGGTGTTGCAGGGGTTGAGTTCAGATGATTGGCAGAACTTCCCCTTCTCCACCGCCCGCAATGTGACGGTTGCCCAGCGCCCAGCACGTGCGACCCGCGTGAGTTTCGTAGGTGAGCTGGGTTGGGAGCTGAACATCGCCAGCCCCCTTGCAGGGCCTGTGTTCGATGCATTGAAGTCAGCGGGCGCGACGCCGCTGGGCCATTTCGCGCTGGATGGCTGCCGCATCGAAAAAGGGTTCAAACATTGGGGCCATGATCTGGGGCCAGACATCACACCGCTGGAGGCTGGTCTGGGGTTCACCATCGCCTGGTCCCAGGATTTCAAGGGCAAGGCCGCGATGACCGCACAACGCGAAACCGGCCTGACCCGACGCATGGTGTTGTTCACCCTCCCAAGCCACCCTCTGGTTCTGCACGACGAACCGATCTGGGAAAACGGTCGTGTGGTTGGTTTGACCACATCCGGGGCACGC
- a CDS encoding betaine/proline/choline family ABC transporter ATP-binding protein (Members of the family are the ATP-binding subunit of ABC transporters for substrates such as betaine, L-proline or other amino acids, choline, carnitine, etc. The substrate specificity is best determined from the substrate-binding subunit, rather than this subunit, as it interacts with the permease subunit and not with substrate directly.): MSTGNRPANTPAISCQNVWQVFGPGAETALTDALARSGDDPGAAEQELRDKGLIPAVQDANFEVHEGELFVIMGLSGSGKSTLIRCISHLLHATGGEIRIDGENIVEASKARLIELRRKKLGMVFQHFGLFPHMTVLDNVAYPLRVQGKKKADRHAKAREVIELVGLEGREHHYPRELSGGQRQRVGIARSLVADCSVWFLDEPFSALDPLIRRQLQDEFLQIQDKLKTTIVFITHDINEALKLADRIAIMRDGKIVQIGTPADIVLNPVDDYVREFSKDVAKGQHAHVVSVMRTEGDLSHGPDDPGLLQGMTLDAALARCMDLYEPVPVRDAGGQVVGVVNPADLAAALQVETP; encoded by the coding sequence GTGAGCACAGGTAACAGGCCTGCCAACACGCCCGCGATTTCCTGCCAGAATGTCTGGCAGGTTTTCGGGCCGGGCGCTGAAACGGCCCTGACCGATGCATTGGCTCGGTCAGGGGATGACCCGGGAGCGGCGGAACAGGAATTGCGCGACAAGGGATTGATCCCTGCAGTTCAGGACGCAAATTTCGAAGTCCACGAAGGCGAGCTGTTCGTGATCATGGGCCTCAGCGGGTCGGGAAAATCAACGTTGATCCGCTGTATCTCGCATCTGCTGCATGCCACGGGTGGGGAAATCCGCATTGACGGCGAAAACATCGTCGAGGCCAGCAAGGCCCGGCTGATCGAACTGAGGCGCAAAAAGCTGGGTATGGTATTTCAGCATTTTGGCCTGTTCCCGCATATGACCGTATTGGACAACGTCGCCTATCCGCTGCGGGTGCAAGGAAAGAAGAAAGCCGACCGTCACGCCAAGGCGCGGGAGGTGATTGAATTGGTGGGCCTTGAGGGGCGCGAACACCATTACCCGCGTGAATTGTCCGGTGGACAGCGGCAGCGGGTCGGGATTGCCCGGTCGCTGGTGGCGGATTGTTCGGTTTGGTTTCTGGACGAACCGTTTTCGGCGCTGGATCCGCTGATCCGGCGACAATTGCAGGATGAATTCCTGCAAATTCAGGACAAGCTAAAAACCACCATTGTTTTCATCACGCATGACATCAACGAAGCGCTGAAATTGGCAGACCGCATTGCCATCATGCGCGACGGCAAGATTGTACAAATTGGTACGCCTGCCGATATCGTGCTGAATCCGGTGGATGACTATGTGCGCGAGTTCTCCAAAGATGTGGCCAAGGGCCAACATGCCCATGTGGTTTCGGTCATGCGGACCGAAGGGGACCTGAGCCACGGGCCGGATGATCCGGGCCTGCTTCAGGGTATGACTCTGGATGCAGCGCTTGCCCGGTGTATGGATCTGTATGAACCAGTGCCGGTGCGCGATGCCGGCGGACAGGTGGTCGGGGTGGTGAACCCCGCCGATCTCGCCGCCGCGTTGCAGGTCGAAACACCATGA
- a CDS encoding LysR family transcriptional regulator: MKNSSPTPDFNMLRALEVFMAVSETRQVTVAAQTLGMTQSAASQHLKKLEQGLGVALFSRASRPLELTHAGEVLQRRAFRILNEVEDLKLDLRRLQSSTLPVLRIGLLASIATSLTPGLYDLVEQEFQVPELTLSAGLATDHQTALNGRKIDIAVTSDPQFDVSDYQVVPVLDEPFLLVLPESYEGPEDDIGEIAKRLKLVRFSTDAPAGRRTDQHLQRCRVDLSRSMEADRASMVVAGVITGKCFAILTPTLLIDAVAEGMALKIRSLPFAGFKRSVLVIARSGELGDIPERVAASCAAMLRHQFETRFPDLPEQITYHC; encoded by the coding sequence ATGAAGAATTCCAGCCCGACCCCCGACTTCAACATGCTGCGCGCGCTCGAAGTTTTTATGGCGGTGAGCGAAACCCGCCAGGTTACTGTGGCGGCGCAGACGTTGGGGATGACACAGTCGGCGGCCTCGCAACATCTGAAGAAGCTGGAACAGGGGTTGGGCGTTGCGCTGTTCAGCCGCGCCTCACGGCCGCTGGAGTTGACCCATGCGGGCGAGGTGCTGCAACGGCGCGCCTTTCGCATTCTGAATGAGGTCGAAGACCTGAAGCTGGACTTGCGGCGGTTGCAATCTTCGACCTTGCCAGTGCTGCGGATCGGGCTGTTGGCGTCCATTGCGACGTCGCTGACACCAGGGTTGTATGACCTGGTCGAACAGGAATTCCAGGTGCCGGAACTGACCTTATCCGCCGGGTTGGCCACAGATCATCAAACCGCACTGAATGGGCGCAAGATTGACATTGCTGTAACATCAGACCCCCAGTTCGATGTCAGTGACTATCAGGTCGTTCCCGTGTTGGACGAGCCCTTTCTCCTCGTGTTGCCAGAGAGTTACGAGGGGCCTGAGGACGATATAGGAGAAATTGCCAAACGGCTGAAACTGGTCCGATTCAGCACCGATGCGCCCGCGGGGCGTCGCACCGACCAGCACCTGCAACGCTGTCGTGTGGATCTGAGTCGATCCATGGAAGCGGACCGGGCGTCGATGGTGGTGGCGGGCGTCATCACTGGAAAATGTTTTGCCATTCTGACGCCCACATTGCTGATTGATGCGGTTGCCGAAGGCATGGCGCTAAAGATCCGAAGCCTGCCGTTCGCCGGCTTCAAACGCTCGGTCCTGGTGATTGCCCGGTCCGGAGAATTGGGCGATATCCCCGAGCGGGTGGCCGCATCCTGTGCCGCGATGTTGCGCCACCAATTTGAAACCCGGTTTCCGGACCTGCCGGAACAGATCACCTATCACTGCTAA
- a CDS encoding ABC transporter substrate-binding protein: MKGFGVALGALGMIAGAAQAAEMGAVDKPIKLAINEWTGQHVSTHVAGEMLKAAGYQVEYVTAGYMNMYQAMADGELHGAMEIWSSNVSDDYAKKVEGGGVAELGDLGLDAKEGIAYPAHVGEMCPGLPAWEALKDCAQVFASAETIPMGRLVDYPADWGTPGADRMTGLDLPIKAIPAGSEGALIAELRASTERKTPLLITFWQPHWAMSAYDVQFVDLPVGEDACFNDPAWGPNPNAVNDCDFAPSRIFKAGWSGMADTWPAAHEILTNYQLDVADQQPMMGAIDVDGGSVEEVVAKWMADNEGKWRPVVDAATN; the protein is encoded by the coding sequence ATGAAGGGTTTTGGCGTCGCACTGGGTGCGTTGGGCATGATTGCAGGCGCGGCTCAGGCAGCTGAGATGGGAGCCGTGGACAAGCCGATCAAGCTGGCCATCAACGAATGGACCGGTCAGCATGTTTCGACCCATGTGGCGGGCGAGATGCTCAAGGCTGCTGGATATCAGGTGGAATATGTGACCGCCGGTTACATGAATATGTATCAGGCGATGGCCGATGGCGAATTGCACGGCGCGATGGAGATCTGGTCTTCGAACGTGTCTGATGATTATGCCAAAAAGGTCGAAGGTGGTGGTGTGGCCGAGCTGGGAGATCTGGGGCTGGATGCCAAGGAAGGCATCGCGTACCCGGCCCATGTTGGCGAAATGTGTCCGGGTTTGCCCGCGTGGGAAGCGTTGAAAGACTGTGCCCAGGTGTTTGCCTCGGCTGAAACCATCCCGATGGGGCGTTTGGTGGATTACCCGGCGGACTGGGGTACACCGGGCGCGGACCGTATGACCGGTCTGGACCTGCCGATCAAGGCGATCCCGGCTGGGTCCGAAGGGGCGCTGATTGCCGAATTGCGGGCGTCGACCGAACGCAAGACGCCGCTGTTGATCACCTTCTGGCAGCCGCATTGGGCGATGTCGGCCTATGATGTGCAATTTGTTGATCTGCCCGTTGGCGAAGACGCCTGCTTTAATGATCCGGCCTGGGGACCGAACCCCAATGCGGTCAATGACTGCGATTTCGCCCCAAGCCGTATCTTCAAGGCGGGATGGTCCGGGATGGCCGACACCTGGCCCGCGGCCCATGAAATCCTGACCAACTATCAGCTGGACGTGGCCGATCAGCAGCCCATGATGGGCGCAATCGACGTGGACGGCGGTTCGGTCGAGGAGGTTGTCGCCAAATGGATGGCTGACAACGAAGGTAAATGGCGCCCCGTCGTCGACGCAGCCACCAACTGA
- a CDS encoding aspartate aminotransferase family protein, which yields MTLHTDWTLNETAARRDNFYAASQSKFIPFKDPMVFKKGSMQYLWDVEGRKYTDLLGMNVCISVGHSHPKVVAAAMAQAQELTHCTTMFYHPVPAHFAEELAATMPNPDGDIEWVVHFTNSGSEAIDLAMTMARSYTGNLDLLALRTAYHGPTAAAQSITGISGWRHPGMPGNVAFVAEPNQYRGIFGEGVDPYLDEVERTINTATTGRIAGMFIESVQGYGGIIEMPHGYMSGAAERVRAAGGLLIADEVQAGFGRTGDHMWGFERDGVIPDIVVMAKGIGNGFPLGAVVARKHIAAPMAEKFMFHTYGANPTSCAAGRAVLQVIKEDNVQENARTVGAALLERLRALKHKHEAIGDVRGRGLMLAIEMVKDRKTKEPDPQTTAAVFEACRDSGLILSKSGAFQSCLRMVPPMCLSLLDVDQVHDGLDRAFSSL from the coding sequence ATGACCCTGCACACCGATTGGACACTGAACGAAACCGCAGCGCGGCGCGATAATTTCTATGCCGCCAGCCAAAGCAAGTTTATCCCTTTCAAGGACCCGATGGTGTTCAAAAAAGGGTCGATGCAATACCTGTGGGACGTGGAGGGGCGTAAATACACCGACCTGTTGGGCATGAACGTCTGCATTTCTGTCGGGCACTCCCACCCCAAAGTGGTCGCCGCGGCGATGGCGCAGGCGCAGGAGCTGACCCATTGCACCACCATGTTCTATCATCCGGTCCCGGCCCATTTTGCCGAGGAACTGGCCGCGACCATGCCCAATCCCGATGGCGATATCGAATGGGTGGTGCATTTCACCAATTCCGGGTCCGAAGCGATTGACCTGGCGATGACGATGGCGCGGTCCTACACTGGTAACCTGGATCTGCTGGCGCTGCGCACTGCCTATCACGGACCGACGGCGGCTGCGCAGTCGATCACCGGGATTTCCGGCTGGCGTCATCCGGGCATGCCCGGCAACGTCGCCTTTGTCGCCGAGCCGAACCAGTATCGCGGTATCTTTGGCGAGGGAGTTGATCCCTATCTGGACGAAGTTGAACGTACGATCAACACCGCCACCACTGGCCGGATTGCTGGCATGTTCATCGAAAGCGTCCAAGGCTATGGCGGTATCATCGAGATGCCACATGGTTATATGTCCGGCGCCGCCGAACGGGTGCGCGCGGCGGGTGGCCTACTGATCGCGGACGAGGTTCAGGCAGGCTTTGGCCGTACCGGTGATCACATGTGGGGGTTTGAGCGCGACGGGGTGATCCCGGACATCGTGGTCATGGCCAAAGGTATCGGGAACGGCTTCCCTTTGGGGGCCGTCGTGGCACGCAAACATATCGCAGCACCCATGGCAGAGAAGTTCATGTTCCACACCTATGGAGCCAATCCGACCTCCTGCGCGGCAGGGCGGGCCGTGTTGCAGGTGATTAAGGAGGATAACGTGCAGGAAAACGCCCGCACGGTTGGGGCGGCGCTGTTGGAGCGGCTCAGGGCTTTGAAACACAAGCACGAGGCCATTGGTGATGTTCGGGGCAGAGGGTTGATGCTGGCCATTGAAATGGTCAAGGACCGCAAGACCAAGGAACCAGACCCGCAAACCACGGCCGCCGTGTTCGAAGCCTGTCGCGACAGCGGCCTGATCCTGTCCAAATCCGGCGCTTTCCAGTCCTGTTTGCGGATGGTGCCACCGATGTGCCTGTCGCTTCTGGACGTGGATCAGGTCCATGACGGCCTGGATCGGGCTTTCTCCTCTCTCTGA